Proteins co-encoded in one Flavobacterium sp. M31R6 genomic window:
- a CDS encoding M20 family metallo-hydrolase has protein sequence MKNIETLTQEAIALLKSLIETPSFSSEEEQTALLIENWFTQNSIPFERENNNIWAFNQHFDKSKPTLLLNSHHDTVKPNQGYTNDPFKAIEKDGKLYGLGSNDAGGCLVSLMATFVYFYAKENLSHNIVIVASAEEESSGKKGLNSVLKHLPELDCAIVGEPTLMQLAVAEKGLLVLDVVVKGTASHAAHNNPDNPIYNAMPVIDWFKTYQFEKISEVLGPVKMTVTQINAGKQHNVVPAECHLVVDIRVNDCYSNVEILETVNKNLTAQITPRSMHLNASSIPVSHGLVQAGIALGRTTYGSPTLSDQSVLNCQSLKLGPGESLRSHSADEFIFVNEIEEGIQLYIKILGDFLKN, from the coding sequence ATGAAAAACATAGAAACCCTAACACAAGAAGCCATTGCGTTATTAAAATCGCTGATTGAAACTCCTTCCTTTTCGAGTGAAGAAGAACAAACTGCGCTTTTAATCGAGAATTGGTTTACACAAAATAGCATTCCATTCGAGCGGGAAAACAATAATATCTGGGCTTTCAATCAACATTTTGACAAATCCAAACCAACATTATTGCTCAACTCCCATCACGATACTGTAAAACCGAATCAAGGTTACACCAACGACCCGTTCAAAGCCATCGAAAAAGACGGTAAATTGTACGGATTGGGCAGTAATGATGCAGGAGGTTGTTTGGTTTCCCTTATGGCGACTTTTGTTTATTTTTATGCCAAAGAAAACCTGTCCCACAATATTGTAATCGTAGCTTCAGCCGAGGAAGAAAGCAGTGGCAAAAAAGGATTGAACAGTGTTTTAAAACATTTACCCGAATTGGATTGCGCCATCGTTGGTGAACCTACATTAATGCAATTGGCTGTCGCCGAAAAAGGTTTATTGGTACTCGATGTAGTTGTCAAAGGAACTGCCAGTCATGCGGCTCACAATAACCCTGACAACCCTATTTACAATGCAATGCCTGTAATTGATTGGTTCAAAACCTATCAATTCGAGAAAATATCCGAGGTTTTAGGGCCTGTAAAAATGACCGTAACCCAAATCAATGCAGGAAAACAACACAACGTAGTTCCTGCCGAATGTCATTTGGTAGTCGATATTCGCGTGAATGACTGTTACAGCAATGTCGAAATTTTAGAAACTGTCAACAAGAATCTAACTGCTCAAATAACACCGCGTTCGATGCACTTAAACGCCTCGTCCATTCCAGTTTCACACGGTTTGGTGCAAGCTGGAATCGCATTGGGAAGAACGACCTATGGCTCGCCTACCCTTTCGGATCAGTCGGTTTTGAATTGTCAATCCTTGAAATTGGGGCCAGGAGAATCACTGCGATCACACTCGGCAGACGAATTTATATTTGTAAACGAAATTGAAGAAGGAATCCAATTGTACATCAAAATACTGGGAGACTTTTTAAAGAACTAA
- the clpB gene encoding ATP-dependent chaperone ClpB, translated as MNINKFTIKSQEAIQLSQQLVQSLGQQQIENEHIFKSIFEVDENVAPFILKKLNVNVPLFIQILDSTIQSFPKVSGGEIQLSRTANTTLNEAEIIAKKMNDEYVSIEHLILAIFDSKSKAAQILKDQGVTGKGLKAAIEELRKGERVTSASAEENYNSLNKYAKNLNELARTGKLDPVIGRDEEIRRVLQILTRRTKNNPMLVGEPGVGKTAIAEGLAHRIVDGDVPDNLKDKIVFSLDMGALIAGAKYKGEFEERLKSVVKEVIAAEGDIVLFIDEIHTLVGAGGGDGAMDAANILKPALARGELRAIGATTLDEYQKYFEKDKALERRFQKIIIEEPDTESAISILRGIKEKYETHHKVQIKDDAIIAAVTLSQRYITNRFLPDKAIDLMDEAASKLRMEINSKPEELDVLDRKIMQLEIEIEAIKREKDESKLKILGMDLANLKEDRNEIYAKWKSEKEVADNIQEVKTEIENFKFEAERAEREGDYGKVAEIRYGKIKEVQDRLAVFQKQLAENQSGTSLIKEEVTREDIAEVVAKWTGIPVMKMLQGEREKLLHLEEELHKRVVGQEEAIQAVSDAVRRSRAGLQDMKKPVGTFLFLGTTGVGKTELAKALAEYLFDDENAMTRIDMSEYQERHSVSRLVGAPPGYVGYDEGGQLTEAVRRKPYSVILLDEIEKAHPDTFNILLQVLDEGRLTDNKGRLADFKNTIIIMTSNMGSQIIQEKFENLKGSIEAATEIAKVEVLGLLKQTVRPEFINRIDEIVMFTPLTAKNITKIVGLQLKNVTDMLAQQGITMDATPEAIAYLSLKGYDPQFGARPVKRVIQREVLNQLSKEILAGKVHPESIILLDAFDNELVFRNQTELVH; from the coding sequence ATGAACATTAATAAATTTACCATTAAATCGCAGGAAGCCATACAGCTTTCCCAGCAACTGGTTCAGAGTTTGGGTCAACAACAAATAGAAAACGAACACATTTTCAAATCTATTTTTGAAGTTGATGAGAATGTGGCTCCGTTTATTTTGAAAAAACTGAACGTCAATGTGCCTTTATTTATTCAAATTTTAGACAGTACCATTCAGAGTTTTCCAAAAGTTTCCGGAGGCGAAATTCAGCTTTCCAGAACCGCCAATACAACCCTGAACGAAGCCGAAATCATTGCCAAAAAAATGAACGACGAATACGTTTCCATCGAGCATTTGATTCTAGCCATTTTTGATTCCAAAAGCAAAGCAGCCCAAATCCTAAAAGACCAAGGCGTAACCGGAAAAGGACTAAAAGCCGCTATCGAAGAATTGCGTAAAGGCGAAAGAGTAACCTCAGCCTCAGCCGAAGAAAATTACAATTCTTTGAACAAATACGCCAAAAACCTCAACGAACTAGCAAGAACCGGGAAACTGGATCCTGTGATTGGGCGTGACGAAGAAATCCGACGCGTACTGCAAATTCTTACCCGAAGAACCAAAAACAACCCAATGTTGGTGGGAGAACCAGGTGTGGGTAAAACTGCCATTGCCGAAGGTCTCGCGCATAGAATTGTGGATGGCGACGTACCCGACAACCTGAAAGACAAAATCGTATTCTCTCTCGATATGGGAGCCTTGATTGCGGGTGCCAAATACAAAGGGGAATTCGAAGAACGTTTAAAATCGGTGGTTAAAGAAGTGATTGCTGCCGAAGGAGACATCGTATTATTTATTGACGAAATTCACACGCTTGTGGGTGCAGGTGGTGGCGATGGCGCAATGGATGCCGCCAACATTCTGAAACCAGCTTTGGCTCGTGGAGAATTAAGAGCCATCGGTGCAACGACTCTAGACGAATACCAAAAATATTTCGAAAAAGACAAAGCACTCGAACGTCGTTTTCAAAAAATCATCATCGAAGAACCCGATACAGAAAGTGCCATCTCAATCCTTAGAGGTATCAAGGAAAAATACGAAACACATCATAAAGTACAAATCAAGGACGACGCTATCATTGCTGCCGTAACACTTTCGCAACGCTACATCACCAATCGTTTCCTTCCGGACAAAGCCATCGACTTAATGGACGAAGCGGCTTCCAAACTGCGTATGGAAATCAACTCCAAACCAGAAGAACTGGACGTTTTGGATCGAAAAATAATGCAGTTGGAAATCGAAATTGAAGCCATAAAACGCGAAAAAGACGAAAGCAAACTCAAAATATTGGGAATGGATTTGGCCAATCTCAAAGAAGATCGAAATGAGATTTATGCCAAATGGAAATCCGAGAAAGAAGTTGCCGATAATATTCAGGAAGTAAAAACCGAAATCGAAAATTTCAAATTCGAAGCCGAACGCGCCGAACGTGAGGGCGACTACGGAAAAGTAGCCGAAATCCGTTACGGAAAAATCAAGGAAGTCCAAGATCGATTGGCTGTTTTCCAAAAACAATTGGCCGAAAACCAATCGGGAACTTCATTGATTAAGGAAGAAGTAACCCGCGAAGACATTGCCGAAGTAGTGGCCAAATGGACCGGAATTCCCGTAATGAAAATGTTGCAGGGCGAACGCGAAAAACTGTTGCATCTAGAAGAAGAACTGCACAAACGTGTGGTAGGACAAGAAGAAGCCATACAAGCCGTGAGTGACGCCGTGCGTCGTAGCCGTGCCGGCTTACAGGATATGAAAAAACCGGTGGGAACTTTCCTTTTCCTCGGAACAACTGGAGTTGGGAAAACCGAACTTGCTAAAGCTCTGGCTGAATATCTTTTCGATGACGAAAACGCCATGACCCGAATCGACATGAGCGAATACCAAGAACGCCACAGCGTGAGCCGATTGGTAGGTGCGCCTCCGGGATACGTGGGCTATGACGAGGGTGGACAATTGACCGAAGCCGTGCGTCGTAAACCGTATTCTGTGATTCTGCTGGACGAAATCGAGAAAGCCCACCCGGACACCTTCAACATCTTGTTGCAGGTACTCGACGAAGGCCGTCTGACCGACAACAAAGGACGTTTGGCCGATTTCAAAAACACCATTATCATTATGACTTCCAACATGGGAAGCCAGATTATTCAAGAAAAATTCGAGAATCTAAAAGGAAGTATCGAAGCCGCCACCGAAATCGCTAAAGTTGAAGTACTCGGATTATTGAAACAAACTGTACGCCCCGAGTTCATCAACCGTATCGACGAAATCGTAATGTTCACGCCGCTTACCGCCAAAAACATTACCAAAATCGTTGGCTTGCAGTTGAAAAACGTTACCGATATGCTTGCCCAACAAGGCATCACGATGGACGCCACTCCCGAAGCTATCGCGTATCTGTCTCTGAAAGGTTATGACCCGCAATTTGGTGCCAGACCCGTAAAACGAGTAATTCAAAGAGAAGTCCTCAACCAACTCTCCAAAGAAATCCTCGCCGGAAAAGTACATCCCGAGAGCATCATCCTACTCGATGCCTTCGACAACGAACTCGTTTTTAGAAATCAAACCGAGTTGGTACACTAA
- the argB gene encoding acetylglutamate kinase → MTPLSIIKIGGNIIDNQAELKQFLTDFSKIEGYKVLVHGGGKSATKMAKSIGLVPQMIDGRRITDAPMLDVVVMIYAGEINKNVVAQLQANNTNAVGFSGADGNLILSTKRNHPTIDYGFVGDVQKVNTPLLKTLLKSGITPVFCAITHDGKGQLLNTNADTIASELAIALSEVFEVTLTYCFEKPGVLYDADDDSSVIEQINHELYTKLKAEKAIHSGMIPKLDNCFNSLSKGVQKIKIGHHRMLQNAEVTHTSIEL, encoded by the coding sequence ATGACTCCTTTATCAATCATAAAAATTGGTGGCAACATCATCGACAATCAAGCCGAATTAAAACAGTTCCTGACTGATTTTTCCAAAATTGAAGGCTATAAAGTACTCGTTCACGGTGGCGGAAAATCGGCAACCAAAATGGCGAAAAGTATCGGATTAGTTCCTCAAATGATTGATGGACGACGTATTACCGATGCCCCGATGCTCGATGTGGTAGTGATGATTTATGCCGGTGAAATCAATAAAAATGTAGTTGCTCAATTACAGGCCAACAATACCAATGCTGTAGGATTTTCGGGTGCAGACGGTAATTTGATTTTGTCTACAAAAAGAAACCACCCCACAATTGATTATGGTTTTGTGGGCGACGTTCAAAAAGTGAATACTCCTTTATTGAAAACGTTATTAAAGAGCGGAATAACACCTGTTTTTTGCGCCATCACTCACGACGGAAAAGGGCAATTATTGAATACCAACGCCGATACCATTGCCAGTGAATTGGCCATTGCATTGTCCGAAGTTTTTGAAGTAACCTTGACGTATTGTTTCGAAAAACCGGGAGTTTTGTACGATGCTGATGATGACAGTTCTGTAATCGAACAAATCAACCACGAATTATACACCAAATTAAAAGCCGAAAAAGCGATACATTCCGGGATGATTCCTAAGTTAGACAACTGTTTCAATAGTTTGTCCAAAGGGGTTCAAAAAATAAAAATTGGACACCATAGAATGTTACAAAATGCTGAAGTTACACATACCAGCATTGAATTATAA
- a CDS encoding DUF2157 domain-containing protein has protein sequence MANFEEQATQTLFDKNHITEEQFEAIQAYRGLNLFSVHNELKFLLYLSMLMFTSGIGILIYQNIDTIGHTAILGLLLLVTLTCFYFCFKNHVGFKKEEALFPNPLYDYLVLTAVILSCSFVGYLQFQYQTFGTHYGLATLVPTFISLFCAYYFDNKSVLSIGITGMAAYLGLSVDPKHVFKNEMIDNTYLSYIGLAFGLTLLLWVLYATKINLKKHFNLVYLTFSLHLVSIACIVNLFQDYWLAFGVVLGIAAYYFYNLSFQIRSISLFIFTVLYGYIGMNILMVRLLDSIHLEDLFSLFIFTTPFYFIGSIIGFIKLIKHFNKNTTDDSI, from the coding sequence ATGGCGAATTTCGAAGAACAAGCTACTCAAACGCTTTTTGACAAAAATCATATTACAGAAGAACAATTCGAAGCCATTCAGGCGTATCGAGGATTGAATTTATTTTCGGTTCATAACGAATTGAAGTTCTTGTTATACCTTTCGATGTTGATGTTTACGTCGGGAATTGGTATTTTGATTTACCAAAACATAGACACCATCGGACATACCGCAATTCTTGGATTGCTGCTTTTGGTGACATTGACTTGTTTTTATTTTTGTTTTAAAAATCACGTGGGCTTTAAAAAAGAAGAAGCTCTATTCCCCAATCCGCTTTATGATTATTTGGTGCTTACGGCGGTTATATTGAGCTGTTCGTTTGTGGGATATTTGCAGTTTCAATATCAAACTTTTGGAACTCATTACGGATTGGCTACTTTGGTGCCGACATTCATCAGTCTTTTTTGTGCCTATTATTTCGACAATAAAAGCGTTTTGTCTATAGGAATTACAGGAATGGCTGCTTATTTAGGACTTTCGGTCGATCCAAAGCATGTTTTTAAAAACGAGATGATCGACAATACCTACTTGAGCTATATTGGATTAGCTTTTGGATTGACCTTATTACTTTGGGTTTTGTATGCGACGAAAATCAATTTAAAAAAACACTTCAATTTGGTCTATCTAACTTTTTCACTTCATCTGGTTAGCATCGCCTGCATCGTCAATTTATTTCAGGATTACTGGCTGGCTTTTGGGGTAGTATTGGGAATCGCAGCCTACTATTTTTATAATTTAAGTTTCCAAATAAGGTCTATTTCTCTGTTTATTTTCACGGTTTTATATGGATATATTGGAATGAACATATTAATGGTAAGACTTTTAGACTCAATCCATCTGGAAGACTTATTCTCATTATTCATTTTCACAACGCCTTTTTATTTTATTGGCTCCATAATTGGATTTATAAAATTGATTAAACACTTCAACAAAAACACTACCGATGATAGTATATGA
- the ytxJ gene encoding bacillithiol system redox-active protein YtxJ: MSIFNSLFGSSEEKKVTGSKINWIPLTNLDQLNEIVVLSNEKPIAIFKHSTRCSISRFALKQFENEYALEDKVDAYFLDLIEYRDVSNEIANRFQVVHQSPQLLLIKNGQSVYDASHSDIDAGDLVERL, translated from the coding sequence ATGAGCATATTCAATTCCCTATTCGGTAGTTCAGAAGAAAAGAAAGTAACAGGAAGTAAAATCAATTGGATTCCGCTAACTAACTTAGACCAATTGAATGAGATTGTAGTTTTATCGAATGAAAAACCAATAGCGATTTTCAAACACAGCACACGTTGTAGCATCAGTAGATTCGCCCTTAAGCAATTTGAAAATGAATATGCTTTAGAAGATAAGGTAGATGCTTACTTTTTGGATTTAATCGAATACCGTGATGTTTCCAATGAAATCGCAAACCGTTTTCAGGTAGTGCACCAATCGCCACAATTATTGTTGATCAAAAATGGTCAATCGGTTTATGATGCTTCGCATAGTGATATTGATGCGGGAGATTTGGTGGAGAGATTGTAA
- the argH gene encoding argininosuccinate lyase translates to MKLWEKGIPTDKQIEHFTVGNDRELDLVLAKYDALGSIAHAKMLGQIGLLTNDETESLVVALNEIIKDIANGNFEIEDSFEDVHSKIEYLLTVKLGDAGKKIHTARSRNDQVLVDVNLYLKDVVKELKEQVKTLFDLMMESAEKHQNVLLPGYTHLQIAMPSSFGMWFSAYAETLIDDITMLNAALKIVDQNPLGSAAGYGSSFPINRTFTTKELGFETLKYNSVAAQMSRGKSEKTVAFAMSSVAATLAKFSMDVCLYMSQNFDFIGLPSHLTTGSSIMPHKKNPDVFELIRGKCNKIQALPYEITLITNNLPSGYHRDFQLLKEGLFPAIQNLKACLDIAIFSIKDIKVKDNILADKKYDYLFTVDTLNEMVVAGMPFRDAYKAVAEQLENGTYQSPKETKHTHEGSINNLCLEEIKAKMKSSY, encoded by the coding sequence ATGAAACTTTGGGAAAAAGGAATACCGACCGATAAACAAATCGAACATTTTACAGTAGGAAATGACAGGGAACTTGATTTGGTTTTGGCCAAATACGATGCTTTAGGATCGATTGCGCACGCCAAAATGTTGGGACAAATCGGGCTGTTGACCAATGACGAAACCGAATCCTTGGTAGTCGCTTTAAACGAAATTATAAAAGACATAGCAAACGGAAATTTCGAAATCGAAGACAGCTTTGAAGACGTACATTCCAAAATCGAATATTTACTGACAGTAAAATTGGGTGATGCCGGAAAAAAAATCCACACCGCACGTTCCCGTAACGATCAGGTTTTGGTCGATGTAAATTTATACCTTAAAGATGTAGTCAAAGAATTGAAAGAGCAAGTAAAAACGCTTTTTGATTTAATGATGGAATCGGCAGAGAAACACCAAAATGTATTGTTGCCAGGTTACACACACCTTCAAATTGCGATGCCTTCTTCTTTCGGGATGTGGTTTTCCGCCTATGCCGAAACCTTGATTGATGATATAACAATGCTAAATGCAGCTTTAAAAATTGTCGATCAAAATCCATTAGGTTCTGCTGCGGGTTACGGAAGTTCATTTCCAATCAACAGAACTTTCACTACCAAAGAATTAGGTTTTGAAACTTTAAAATACAATTCGGTTGCCGCACAAATGAGCCGTGGAAAATCGGAAAAAACGGTTGCTTTTGCCATGAGCAGTGTTGCCGCAACTTTGGCAAAATTCTCAATGGATGTGTGTTTATACATGAGCCAAAATTTTGATTTTATCGGTTTGCCATCGCATCTTACCACCGGTTCCAGCATTATGCCACACAAGAAAAACCCCGATGTTTTCGAATTGATTCGCGGTAAATGCAACAAAATTCAAGCTTTGCCATATGAAATCACTTTGATTACCAATAATCTTCCAAGTGGTTACCACAGGGATTTTCAATTATTGAAAGAAGGCTTGTTCCCTGCCATTCAAAACTTAAAAGCTTGTTTGGATATTGCCATTTTCTCTATCAAAGACATAAAGGTAAAAGACAATATTCTTGCAGATAAAAAATACGATTACCTTTTTACCGTTGATACTTTAAACGAAATGGTGGTAGCAGGAATGCCATTTAGAGACGCCTACAAAGCCGTTGCTGAGCAATTGGAAAACGGAACCTACCAATCTCCAAAAGAAACTAAACACACACATGAAGGAAGTATCAATAACCTTTGTTTGGAGGAGATAAAGGCTAAAATGAAGAGCTCATATTAA